One region of Acidobacteriota bacterium genomic DNA includes:
- a CDS encoding DUF3662 domain-containing protein, which translates to MSELHSPSLRELEHFLRISVEANYWLTFADVNPVAVTEEIQEQLMDRRFEWLDGAIYVPNLLTVFVVEPTPEKLEELEVLFNSMVFTKYLYEHITESGFKLFDFMRIEIKVAPTDQQQFAGPCYLYFDWPNANDSTEQVTVKYDLQERKILELCEPKPDIPRLARLTALNAEVYRNQYTITRPSVSIGRLRNVIDKHTGQVLRRNDFVFARQQVPDSPNASVSRQHGRISFEDGEFFFYDTGSVNGSAIERAGMTIPVATSTNFLQRVQLHDHDIITLGAARILFEVIHTPEEVGGLQTSGETTQERSDSLYDLEGLETLRVFPKDLR; encoded by the coding sequence ATGTCTGAATTGCATAGTCCAAGCTTGCGTGAACTGGAGCACTTTTTACGCATTTCGGTGGAAGCCAACTACTGGTTGACCTTTGCGGATGTCAATCCGGTGGCAGTCACGGAAGAAATCCAGGAACAACTGATGGACCGACGGTTTGAATGGCTGGACGGAGCAATTTACGTCCCCAATCTCCTGACCGTGTTTGTGGTTGAACCAACCCCGGAAAAACTTGAAGAACTTGAAGTCCTGTTCAACTCAATGGTGTTTACCAAGTATCTCTATGAACACATCACCGAGTCAGGCTTTAAGTTGTTTGATTTCATGCGCATCGAGATTAAGGTCGCGCCAACGGACCAGCAGCAGTTTGCCGGTCCATGTTACCTCTACTTTGACTGGCCAAACGCCAATGACTCAACCGAGCAAGTGACGGTCAAATATGACCTCCAGGAACGCAAGATTTTAGAATTGTGCGAACCAAAGCCAGATATTCCCCGCCTGGCTCGCCTGACAGCGCTCAACGCCGAAGTCTATCGGAACCAATACACCATCACCCGCCCATCGGTTTCGATAGGACGTCTGCGCAATGTGATTGATAAACACACGGGTCAGGTATTGCGTCGCAACGACTTTGTGTTTGCCCGCCAGCAGGTGCCTGATTCACCAAACGCCAGCGTTTCACGTCAGCATGGGCGGATTTCTTTTGAAGACGGAGAGTTTTTCTTTTACGACACCGGCAGCGTCAATGGCAGTGCCATCGAGCGGGCAGGAATGACCATCCCAGTTGCCACGTCAACCAACTTCCTGCAGCGGGTTCAACTCCATGACCATGACATCATCACGCTAGGCGCGGCTCGAATTTTGTTTGAAGTGATTCACACACCCGAAGAGGTTGGCGGATTACAAACCAGCGGCGAGACGACTCAGGAAAGAAGTGATTCCCTCTATGACCTGGAAGGGCTGGAAACCTTGCGCGTTTTTCCAAAAGACCTCCGTTAA
- a CDS encoding protein kinase: MNTCPICYKQFPDSMRVCPNDGVGLISPESKTIDARSLPQQDPLMGKCIADRFQILGKLGQGGMGAVYQAKHTKMNRMCAIKIMNAQIANDPEAMARFNREAQMSSQLNHPHAVTIYDFGEAEGGLVYLAMEYVEGETLSKILAKRGPLPLDMVLNIARQAGSAIEAAHRMLIIHRDLKPDNIMLTKNNGQDWIKVLDFGIAKTTDDQRHVTQTGMTIGTPAYMSPEQAAGDKLDARSDLYSFVLIVYEMLTGALPFRGENSQAIMVKRLTDPPMPLQVANPNVRVHPQIEAVIMQGLARVRDYRPPSVEQFVRNLEMAVAQSAGQQQFFQPGPQTLPQTAPGRTAPPPPHFGTNPATPPHSQSGRPPMGQPPMGQPPMPPPGPLPPGYGQSPPPPMPGPGYSSSGPTAPANAPGMPPSLMKPPTNPPANMPPMNTPGMPLPGQRPPASNTFPPQNTPGNLPTVPYPQGPAVQSGPNMPHLQGPPMQSGNMPPTANGRSNLGLIIGVIVVVLVLGIGALLLLAALSNADGQSTQNTPTGESSSDNSSSGSGESGSSPSGSGKGKNKNKPKKENVTPVANLSGEWILTNTIEQTSYSAYQGLRLGYRIYLQQDGNSLKGNGEKRWENGVEISSPTARTPIYLEGTISGDSVTLNITEVGAKRTTAGQMILTVHPDTNTLDGRFSSNAADSSGFSYIEKNSNTY, from the coding sequence ATGAACACCTGTCCGATTTGTTATAAACAATTTCCCGACTCAATGCGAGTTTGCCCGAACGACGGCGTGGGATTGATTTCACCTGAATCGAAGACCATTGATGCCCGCTCGTTGCCCCAACAGGATCCATTGATGGGAAAATGTATTGCTGATCGCTTCCAAATCCTGGGCAAACTCGGTCAGGGTGGGATGGGTGCGGTGTATCAGGCGAAACACACCAAAATGAACCGGATGTGCGCCATCAAGATTATGAATGCCCAGATTGCCAACGATCCGGAGGCAATGGCGCGATTTAACCGCGAAGCCCAGATGTCGAGCCAACTTAATCATCCTCATGCCGTTACCATTTATGATTTTGGTGAAGCTGAAGGCGGGCTGGTGTATCTGGCGATGGAGTATGTCGAAGGTGAAACGCTTTCGAAAATTTTGGCCAAACGGGGACCATTGCCGCTCGATATGGTCCTCAACATTGCCCGTCAGGCGGGGTCAGCCATCGAAGCCGCCCACCGAATGCTCATCATTCACCGCGACCTCAAGCCCGACAACATCATGTTGACCAAAAACAATGGGCAAGACTGGATCAAAGTGCTTGATTTCGGAATTGCCAAAACCACTGATGACCAGCGGCATGTGACCCAAACTGGAATGACGATTGGAACGCCGGCCTATATGTCGCCAGAACAGGCGGCTGGGGACAAGCTTGATGCCCGGTCGGATCTCTATAGTTTCGTCCTGATTGTGTATGAAATGCTGACTGGGGCGTTGCCGTTTCGAGGAGAGAATTCACAGGCCATTATGGTCAAACGGTTGACCGATCCGCCAATGCCGCTCCAGGTTGCCAATCCAAATGTCCGGGTTCATCCCCAAATCGAAGCCGTGATTATGCAGGGGCTGGCGCGAGTTCGGGACTATCGCCCACCTTCGGTTGAACAGTTTGTCAGAAATCTTGAAATGGCCGTGGCTCAATCGGCTGGCCAGCAACAGTTTTTCCAACCCGGTCCTCAGACCCTTCCACAAACAGCGCCGGGTCGCACCGCACCACCTCCGCCACACTTTGGAACAAATCCAGCCACTCCACCACACTCACAGTCTGGACGACCACCCATGGGGCAACCACCGATGGGACAGCCACCAATGCCACCCCCGGGTCCACTCCCGCCAGGATATGGACAGTCACCACCGCCCCCGATGCCCGGACCTGGATATTCAAGTTCCGGACCGACGGCTCCGGCCAACGCTCCGGGAATGCCTCCATCATTGATGAAGCCGCCAACCAATCCGCCAGCAAACATGCCGCCAATGAACACCCCCGGCATGCCGCTCCCAGGTCAACGACCGCCAGCAAGTAACACATTTCCTCCCCAAAACACACCTGGCAACCTGCCGACAGTTCCCTATCCACAAGGACCCGCCGTGCAATCCGGGCCCAATATGCCACACCTGCAAGGACCACCAATGCAGTCAGGGAATATGCCGCCGACAGCCAATGGACGGAGTAATCTAGGGTTGATCATTGGCGTGATTGTGGTTGTGCTTGTGCTTGGCATCGGAGCGCTCCTGTTACTGGCGGCCCTTTCCAATGCTGATGGCCAATCAACGCAAAACACCCCAACCGGTGAATCAAGTAGCGACAATTCATCATCTGGTTCGGGCGAAAGCGGTAGTTCACCGTCTGGTTCAGGCAAAGGAAAAAACAAAAACAAACCGAAAAAAGAAAATGTCACCCCAGTCGCTAACCTTTCAGGTGAATGGATTTTGACCAACACGATTGAACAGACGTCTTACAGCGCCTATCAAGGATTGCGACTTGGTTATCGCATTTACCTGCAACAAGATGGAAATTCACTTAAGGGAAATGGGGAAAAACGCTGGGAAAACGGCGTCGAAATTTCTTCGCCAACCGCCCGGACCCCGATTTATCTTGAAGGCACCATCAGTGGGGATTCCGTCACCCTCAACATCACCGAAGTCGGCGCCAAACGCACCACCGCCGGTCAAATGATCTTGACGGTTCATCCTGACACCAACACGCTCGATGGGAGATTTTCCAGTAACGCCGCCGATTCGAGTGGCTTCTCCTATATCGAAAAAAATTCGAATACTTACTGA
- the mtgA gene encoding monofunctional biosynthetic peptidoglycan transglycosylase, producing the protein MKKKHRLPDNPDQAFTAPAVRLPKGQLKKGGWFRKSLKIFGLLLVLFLGYQAVTWPNVSRLKVENPATTAMIENRLAQAKADGREPKREQTWVPYNQISANLKRAVLAGEDSRFFGHDGFDREAIEKAMEENWEKKDFVRGASTVSQQLVKNLYLSESKDPFRKFKEAIITWQMEQSLSKERILELYLNVIEWGDGIYGAEAAARRYFKKSASGLSASEAAFLAAMIPNPRTVYNPDKNPGRVRSRQRIILRYMNGIRLPSSKS; encoded by the coding sequence ATGAAGAAGAAACACCGATTGCCTGACAACCCGGACCAGGCATTCACGGCCCCAGCCGTTCGCCTCCCCAAAGGCCAACTGAAAAAAGGCGGCTGGTTTCGCAAAAGTTTGAAAATTTTTGGCCTGCTCCTGGTCTTGTTTCTCGGATACCAGGCGGTCACCTGGCCCAATGTCAGTCGGCTCAAAGTCGAAAACCCGGCCACCACGGCCATGATTGAAAACCGGCTGGCTCAGGCCAAAGCCGATGGTCGCGAACCCAAACGCGAACAAACCTGGGTGCCCTACAATCAAATTTCCGCCAATCTCAAACGTGCCGTCCTGGCTGGTGAAGACTCCCGCTTCTTTGGCCACGATGGTTTTGACCGCGAAGCAATTGAAAAGGCGATGGAGGAAAACTGGGAGAAAAAAGACTTTGTCCGTGGTGCCAGCACCGTGTCACAGCAACTGGTCAAAAACCTGTATCTTTCAGAATCCAAAGACCCATTCCGCAAATTCAAAGAAGCCATCATTACCTGGCAAATGGAGCAAAGTCTTTCCAAAGAACGAATTTTGGAATTGTATCTGAATGTGATCGAATGGGGTGACGGTATTTACGGCGCCGAAGCCGCCGCCCGGCGCTACTTTAAAAAATCCGCCTCCGGGCTTTCGGCCAGCGAAGCTGCGTTTCTGGCAGCCATGATTCCCAATCCACGCACGGTCTATAATCCAGACAAAAACCCAGGGCGCGTCCGCAGTCGCCAACGCATCATTCTGCGATATATGAATGGCATCCGGTTACCTTCATCAAAGTCGTGA
- a CDS encoding Ig-like domain-containing protein: MKVFLPHAKRPGSLALFFLVSFCFWFTSFYPHSFAQATPQISTVSIKNTTLLVKGQNLTAATIEVDGSRLDDTKAAASGKKLKSKQGGTLVPGSYIVTVRNQSNQRSAPVIFDNQVSQTPKVTLTIAAASAQVPVGTTLQFTATARDAAGGELTGVNYTWRSTDPTVATVSATGAVSGVTVGTTQVVVSALRNEALLEIQVVGGGDPGTPASITVIPANPVLNENETLQLKAEVQDASGNVIADAPVTWSSDNTSQVAIDAGGAVQAVKRGFAAVTAKSGTIQTIISVAVVKVESGNPASSGGPGEVRTDLANRVYQTDLAQHVVRRGEFGKPLEVYTGEVNAPGRSDGPLAQARYNGPLGIGIDNQDGDVFIADTANQVVRSISSRNGRVVTLAGVAGQAGYRDGPLDQALFNSPRGVVMSGDGNVYVADGLNHVIRVIDMRRKEVRTVAGSPGVSGLADGSKGNARFNQPQGLSLDTSNRNIVVADTANNRIRLVTPEGQVLTLGALTGSRKPVYNQWQHRSSATLTASVSDFQRTFQAQVDTPLVLDQPRAVSVDKIGTIYVTNSQGVQVLPTRAGRALGQFPLADSRMLGSVSGVTVASVEGNFAGGTRANAVVVNSQVNGQSQLVRVTVGVPSISSISPQSAPVGGGVEVTVAGVNFTPDMQVFLDGVEVETLNIEGSTQFTFVTPPLTESGLRTLTVQGRGGSRQFPFFLKPPSFDEIGPGEITTFVGGTTYVGDGGEAVKCTLAGPAGLSVDSEGNLLLVDSYNNRIRQVDFQTNLITTIAGRGTLGATGDGGSALQASLGTPEDIITDFDGNFFVSDSDNFRIRRIDVVTGKISTYAGGQEGFGGDGGPATEAKLGRPAGLALDEAGNLYIADPENQRIRRVSPEGIITTIAGIGNKGYSGDGGPAEQALLHSPTDVAVDESGNLFIADEGNNCIRQVDPAGVITTLAGQGFGPTLRSPHGIEYAGGGYLLIADTFSSCVRVFEISSGLHFVVAGREGQFGISGDGGPSTDALLSGPTHITLDGAGNLYISDAFNNRIRRVDGETLTISTYVGTGALDFLPDGLPGAVSRLYYPEGLHLDGQGGLYICEPYIGRVRRLDISSQSLSIFAGVFDFDKPASGDGEPARGAALVSPARLVTDVQGNSYIIDNADGTIRRVDAATQTISTFAGNPNGSLLDGQKATDSRLVYPMGATFGPDGNLYFAEAGTHRVRRIVMSSGVVETVVGQSAIKGFSGDGGPAILASLSTPFDVAFDRTGKLYIADAGNNRIRVVDRSGRISTVAGNGEVGFNGDDRPAIISSLTFPISLAVDGANNILIADYGNNRVRLVTTATQLITTLVGNGEVGSAGDGGAATAAQLFGPADIAVDSLGNLVISDQVNNRIRVVRQAVQPVK; encoded by the coding sequence ATGAAGGTATTTCTTCCACACGCCAAACGACCTGGTTCCCTCGCACTTTTTTTCCTCGTTAGTTTTTGCTTCTGGTTTACTTCGTTTTATCCTCACTCCTTTGCACAGGCAACTCCCCAGATTTCAACTGTCTCGATTAAGAACACCACGCTTTTGGTGAAAGGCCAGAACCTGACGGCTGCGACCATTGAAGTTGATGGTTCCAGGCTTGATGACACCAAAGCGGCGGCTTCTGGAAAAAAGCTGAAATCCAAACAAGGCGGAACGCTGGTGCCGGGTTCCTACATTGTGACCGTTCGCAACCAAAGTAATCAGCGGTCAGCCCCGGTTATCTTCGACAATCAAGTTTCACAAACTCCCAAAGTCACCCTCACCATCGCCGCTGCCAGTGCCCAGGTACCGGTTGGCACCACGTTGCAATTTACCGCCACGGCTCGTGATGCTGCCGGCGGCGAACTGACCGGAGTGAATTACACCTGGCGGAGTACTGACCCAACCGTGGCCACGGTGAGTGCCACGGGGGCGGTATCAGGTGTGACCGTTGGTACAACCCAGGTGGTGGTTTCAGCTTTGCGAAATGAGGCTTTGCTGGAGATTCAGGTGGTTGGTGGAGGGGATCCGGGAACGCCAGCCAGTATCACGGTGATTCCGGCCAATCCGGTCCTCAATGAAAATGAAACATTGCAACTGAAAGCCGAAGTGCAGGACGCATCCGGCAATGTCATTGCCGATGCACCCGTAACGTGGAGTTCCGACAACACTTCGCAGGTGGCCATTGATGCTGGTGGAGCGGTTCAAGCCGTCAAGCGAGGATTTGCGGCTGTCACGGCTAAAAGCGGAACGATCCAAACCATTATTTCCGTGGCGGTGGTGAAAGTTGAATCCGGGAATCCGGCCAGTTCAGGCGGTCCCGGTGAAGTCCGAACCGATCTGGCGAATCGGGTATATCAAACCGATCTGGCCCAGCATGTGGTTCGGCGCGGCGAATTTGGAAAACCCCTGGAAGTCTACACTGGCGAAGTGAATGCCCCTGGCCGCTCAGATGGCCCGCTGGCTCAGGCACGGTATAACGGCCCGCTTGGGATCGGGATTGATAATCAGGACGGAGATGTCTTTATTGCCGACACGGCCAACCAGGTGGTTCGTTCCATCAGTAGTCGCAATGGTCGCGTCGTGACTCTGGCGGGTGTTGCCGGACAGGCCGGATATCGGGATGGCCCGTTGGATCAGGCGTTGTTTAATTCACCGCGTGGTGTGGTGATGTCGGGTGACGGCAATGTGTATGTTGCTGATGGCTTAAACCATGTCATTCGTGTGATTGATATGCGGCGCAAGGAAGTCCGAACGGTGGCGGGTTCACCGGGTGTTTCAGGGCTGGCTGACGGATCAAAAGGCAATGCCCGCTTTAACCAGCCTCAAGGACTGTCGCTCGATACTTCAAACCGCAACATCGTGGTGGCTGATACGGCCAACAACCGGATTCGACTGGTAACACCCGAAGGACAGGTCCTAACCCTTGGGGCGCTCACCGGATCCCGGAAACCGGTGTATAACCAGTGGCAACATCGTTCATCAGCCACATTGACGGCTTCAGTTTCAGATTTCCAGAGAACATTTCAGGCACAAGTGGATACCCCACTGGTGCTTGACCAGCCACGAGCCGTCAGTGTTGATAAAATTGGAACCATCTATGTCACCAACAGTCAGGGTGTTCAGGTTCTTCCAACTCGTGCCGGGCGGGCTTTAGGGCAATTTCCGCTGGCTGATTCACGAATGTTGGGCAGCGTCAGCGGCGTGACGGTTGCCAGTGTCGAAGGCAATTTCGCTGGCGGTACCCGCGCCAATGCCGTGGTGGTCAACTCACAGGTAAACGGTCAATCCCAGTTGGTCCGCGTGACCGTTGGTGTGCCAAGTATCTCAAGCATTTCACCCCAATCCGCACCGGTTGGAGGTGGCGTTGAAGTGACCGTGGCAGGGGTGAACTTTACACCCGACATGCAGGTCTTTTTGGATGGTGTGGAAGTTGAAACCCTCAATATTGAAGGCTCGACCCAATTTACATTCGTGACGCCGCCGTTGACGGAAAGCGGTCTGCGGACCTTAACCGTGCAGGGCCGCGGCGGAAGCCGCCAATTTCCATTTTTCTTAAAGCCTCCCTCTTTTGATGAAATTGGTCCCGGCGAAATCACCACGTTTGTGGGTGGCACCACCTATGTTGGCGATGGTGGTGAAGCCGTCAAATGTACACTGGCTGGCCCGGCTGGTTTGTCGGTTGATAGTGAAGGAAACTTACTCCTGGTGGATAGTTACAACAACCGCATTCGTCAGGTGGACTTTCAAACCAATTTGATTACCACCATTGCCGGGCGCGGCACGCTGGGGGCGACTGGAGATGGTGGGTCTGCTCTGCAAGCCAGTCTCGGTACTCCCGAAGATATCATCACTGATTTTGACGGCAATTTCTTTGTCAGCGATTCGGATAATTTCCGCATTCGCCGCATTGACGTCGTGACTGGAAAAATCTCGACGTATGCCGGTGGACAGGAAGGATTTGGCGGTGACGGCGGTCCGGCCACTGAAGCCAAACTGGGCCGACCAGCCGGTTTGGCCCTGGACGAAGCTGGGAACCTCTATATTGCCGATCCTGAAAATCAGCGCATCCGGCGTGTTTCACCAGAGGGGATCATCACCACGATAGCTGGAATCGGAAATAAAGGATATTCAGGAGATGGTGGCCCGGCGGAACAGGCGTTACTTCATTCTCCAACCGATGTGGCCGTTGACGAATCCGGCAATCTATTTATTGCTGACGAAGGCAATAATTGTATCCGACAAGTTGACCCAGCAGGTGTCATCACGACGCTGGCTGGTCAGGGATTTGGGCCAACCTTGCGCTCCCCGCACGGCATTGAATATGCCGGCGGCGGATATTTGCTGATTGCTGATACTTTCAGTTCCTGTGTGCGGGTATTTGAAATCAGTTCCGGGTTGCATTTTGTGGTGGCGGGTCGGGAAGGGCAGTTTGGCATTTCGGGTGATGGTGGTCCTTCAACCGATGCGCTGTTGAGTGGCCCAACTCATATCACGCTGGATGGGGCTGGAAATCTTTATATTTCCGATGCTTTCAATAACCGCATTCGGCGGGTGGATGGTGAAACACTAACGATCAGTACCTATGTTGGAACTGGTGCCCTTGATTTCCTGCCTGACGGATTACCAGGGGCTGTTTCGCGGTTGTATTACCCTGAAGGATTGCATCTTGATGGGCAGGGCGGTCTCTATATTTGCGAACCGTATATTGGACGGGTTCGCCGCCTGGATATCTCATCCCAAAGCCTGTCAATTTTTGCCGGTGTCTTTGATTTCGATAAACCAGCTTCGGGTGATGGCGAACCAGCTCGTGGTGCCGCCCTGGTATCGCCGGCTCGGCTCGTGACCGATGTCCAGGGAAATAGCTATATTATTGATAATGCTGATGGTACCATTCGGCGGGTTGATGCTGCAACTCAAACTATTTCAACGTTTGCCGGAAATCCAAATGGAAGTTTGCTTGACGGGCAAAAAGCGACTGATTCCCGATTAGTCTATCCAATGGGCGCCACTTTTGGGCCAGATGGCAATCTGTACTTTGCTGAAGCTGGAACGCACCGGGTTCGGAGAATTGTCATGTCAAGTGGTGTTGTTGAAACCGTGGTTGGCCAATCGGCTATCAAAGGATTTAGCGGGGATGGCGGACCTGCCATACTTGCCAGTCTCTCGACCCCATTTGATGTGGCTTTTGACCGAACTGGAAAGCTCTACATTGCGGATGCGGGAAATAATCGGATCCGGGTGGTTGACCGATCAGGCCGGATTTCGACGGTTGCGGGGAATGGGGAAGTTGGATTTAACGGGGATGATCGCCCGGCGATTATTTCCAGTTTGACTTTTCCAATTTCCCTGGCGGTTGATGGTGCCAATAACATCTTGATTGCCGATTATGGGAACAACCGCGTTCGGCTGGTCACTACTGCCACGCAACTGATAACCACTCTGGTTGGAAATGGAGAGGTTGGGAGTGCTGGTGACGGGGGGGCGGCAACTGCCGCACAACTCTTTGGGCCAGCCGATATCGCCGTTGATTCACTGGGAAATTTGGTGATCAGCGATCAGGTCAACAACCGCATTCGAGTCGTTCGGCAGGCGGTTCAGCCAGTTAAATAA
- a CDS encoding long-chain fatty acid--CoA ligase, producing the protein MLGQMMDYPLTITSLLKRAQKLFPDREIVTRLPSVAMHRYTYGDCFRRAGQLANALKRLGMEPGERVGTFAWNNYQHLELYFAVPCSGGVVHTLNIRLSPDQLAYVINHAENKTIFVDHCLLPLLERAADQIKTVRQYVLIGAPPDVQTSLSPILHYEDLLAQERDEFHWPDLDERSAAGLCYTSGTTGNPKGALYSHRSQFLHSVVAALGDGIGICNRDSVLAVVPMFHANAWGLPYTCAMLGARLVLPGPHLKPADLAELIQDEKVTVAAGVPTLWIGLHQHLKVHRYDISSLRVLLIGGAAAPLGLIQGFEEDFNVPVMHAWGMTELSPMGTNSGLLNDQPHLAREERYERKLRQGAPVPGIELRIVGEDGKELPWDDKAVGDLQVRGPWVVSSYFRDPSGDAQFTEDGWFITGDVARINPQGSMQLTDRSKDLIKSGGEWISSVALENALMSHPKVFEAAVIAIPNEKWTERPLAVVVPQPGQIPTHDELIDHLAGQFAKFWLPEEIRLVPEIPKTSVGKFDKKVLRQRYAEGKL; encoded by the coding sequence ATGCTCGGACAGATGATGGATTATCCGTTGACCATCACTTCACTTTTGAAACGTGCACAGAAGCTTTTCCCGGATCGTGAAATTGTCACCCGCCTCCCGTCGGTTGCCATGCATCGCTATACCTATGGCGACTGCTTTCGTCGGGCGGGTCAACTGGCCAACGCCCTCAAGCGTCTCGGGATGGAGCCAGGTGAGCGGGTCGGGACCTTTGCCTGGAACAATTATCAACACCTGGAACTATATTTTGCCGTGCCTTGTAGCGGCGGCGTGGTGCATACGCTCAATATCCGACTTTCACCCGATCAACTGGCCTATGTGATTAACCACGCCGAAAACAAAACCATTTTTGTTGATCATTGCCTGTTGCCATTGCTGGAACGGGCGGCTGACCAGATCAAAACTGTTCGCCAGTATGTATTGATCGGCGCTCCGCCGGATGTTCAAACATCGCTTTCGCCAATCCTGCATTATGAAGATTTGCTGGCTCAGGAACGTGACGAGTTCCACTGGCCGGACCTGGACGAACGCTCGGCTGCCGGGTTGTGCTACACGTCAGGAACGACTGGTAATCCAAAGGGTGCGCTCTATAGCCACCGATCACAGTTTTTGCATTCGGTTGTCGCCGCACTTGGGGATGGTATCGGAATTTGCAACCGCGATTCCGTGCTGGCAGTTGTCCCCATGTTTCATGCCAATGCCTGGGGTTTGCCCTATACCTGCGCCATGCTTGGGGCCAGGCTGGTGTTGCCTGGACCACATCTCAAACCAGCCGATCTGGCGGAACTGATTCAAGATGAAAAAGTCACGGTGGCCGCCGGCGTGCCGACGCTCTGGATTGGATTGCACCAGCATTTAAAAGTTCACCGGTACGACATCAGCAGTCTTCGGGTGTTGTTAATTGGCGGTGCGGCGGCGCCATTGGGTCTGATCCAGGGGTTTGAAGAAGACTTTAATGTTCCGGTGATGCACGCCTGGGGGATGACGGAATTATCCCCAATGGGCACCAATTCAGGGTTGCTCAATGACCAGCCTCATCTAGCCCGGGAAGAACGCTATGAACGCAAACTCCGTCAGGGAGCACCCGTTCCTGGAATCGAACTACGAATTGTTGGCGAAGACGGGAAAGAACTTCCCTGGGATGATAAAGCGGTTGGTGATTTGCAGGTTCGCGGGCCGTGGGTGGTTTCTTCGTATTTTCGTGATCCAAGCGGAGACGCACAATTTACCGAAGATGGCTGGTTTATCACCGGCGACGTTGCCCGCATCAATCCTCAAGGCTCAATGCAACTCACTGATCGCAGCAAGGACCTGATCAAGAGTGGTGGTGAATGGATCTCCAGCGTGGCGCTTGAAAATGCCCTGATGTCGCATCCAAAGGTTTTTGAAGCCGCTGTGATTGCCATTCCCAATGAAAAATGGACTGAACGCCCACTGGCGGTTGTGGTGCCTCAGCCTGGGCAAATCCCAACCCATGATGAATTGATTGATCACCTGGCGGGTCAGTTTGCGAAGTTTTGGCTGCCGGAAGAAATCCGACTGGTGCCTGAAATTCCGAAGACCAGTGTGGGTAAATTTGACAAAAAAGTTCTTCGGCAACGCTATGCTGAGGGAAAGCTATAA
- a CDS encoding M48 family metalloprotease, whose protein sequence is MNSQSTTFKRRIVSVLLILLCMTTLTPAVPAAFVEDNPYNKFRNRERGKGAMSQDDELKFAAAAHDEIAKTNRFVTDQALVGYLNDLGKRIATKSERPDLPYQFYLIDNDQINAFTPGGGRIYVYTGLLKSTTSEGQLASVLAHEIGHNVGYHVSDQIKRAQTLGILAGIAGAILGNGALGNVTQLATQLLAGGYLFKRSRDAEREADYLGLYDLKDTGYNTDEMNNMFRLLASLGKQPGALEKAFASHPPAAERLANTEREIKENLPGTNQRGIRSTAAYDTMKRRLTGSASNTADSGGSSSGSNPADTAAVRRDAEQLLSRMRESGARVLQAVRGDVTGDGGNDLVVVYDRRGATKAVVEIGSRTYPLTISARETSLPLRDIIRLRVRPGTEAERPRVVIVSTGRNRARVRDYWSWDGRAFKYLGSEEKDED, encoded by the coding sequence ATGAACTCTCAATCTACCACATTCAAGCGCCGTATTGTCTCCGTTTTGCTGATTTTACTGTGTATGACAACCCTCACTCCGGCTGTACCAGCCGCGTTTGTTGAAGATAACCCCTATAACAAATTTCGCAACCGCGAGCGAGGGAAAGGGGCCATGAGCCAGGATGATGAATTAAAATTTGCCGCCGCCGCTCATGATGAAATCGCCAAGACAAATCGGTTTGTCACCGATCAGGCTCTGGTTGGGTACCTCAACGATCTTGGCAAACGCATTGCCACCAAATCAGAGCGTCCGGATTTACCCTATCAGTTCTACCTGATCGACAATGATCAGATCAATGCCTTTACTCCAGGTGGTGGAAGGATTTACGTCTATACTGGCCTTTTGAAAAGTACCACGTCCGAAGGTCAGCTTGCCTCCGTGTTGGCCCACGAAATTGGCCATAATGTTGGCTATCACGTCAGCGACCAGATCAAACGCGCCCAAACGCTGGGAATTCTGGCCGGGATTGCCGGTGCCATCCTTGGAAATGGGGCGCTCGGGAATGTCACCCAACTAGCCACCCAGTTGCTGGCCGGCGGATACCTGTTTAAACGCTCACGCGATGCTGAACGGGAAGCTGACTATCTTGGGCTCTACGATTTGAAGGACACCGGCTATAACACCGATGAAATGAACAATATGTTCCGATTGCTGGCTTCGCTGGGCAAACAACCTGGTGCTCTGGAAAAGGCATTTGCCTCGCACCCACCAGCCGCCGAACGACTGGCCAATACCGAGCGGGAGATCAAAGAAAATCTGCCTGGAACCAACCAACGAGGTATTCGCTCAACGGCTGCCTACGACACCATGAAACGACGGCTGACCGGCAGCGCCAGCAACACGGCTGATAGCGGTGGGTCTTCAAGCGGAAGCAATCCTGCCGATACGGCGGCTGTCCGACGAGATGCCGAGCAGTTACTGTCCAGAATGCGTGAATCTGGAGCACGGGTGCTGCAGGCTGTCCGTGGTGATGTGACCGGCGATGGCGGTAATGATCTGGTTGTTGTGTATGACCGCCGTGGGGCAACCAAAGCTGTGGTCGAAATCGGGAGCCGAACCTATCCACTGACCATCTCAGCTCGTGAGACCTCGCTTCCATTGCGCGATATCATTCGACTCCGTGTCCGTCCCGGTACCGAAGCCGAACGGCCTCGCGTGGTCATTGTCAGCACTGGACGCAACCGGGCCCGAGTTCGTGATTACTGGAGTTGGGATGGTCGGGCGTTTAAATACCTTGGCTCTGAAGAAAAAGACGAAGATTAG